From one Flavobacterium kingsejongi genomic stretch:
- the gap gene encoding type I glyceraldehyde-3-phosphate dehydrogenase has protein sequence MNTKIKVAINGFGRIGRNLFRLLLTHPEIEVVAINDIADNRTMAHLIKYDSIHGVLPLDVTHTEEAILIDGKPYLFFHEKKIANLDWKALDIDFVIESTGKYKSFEDINAHIIAGAKKVILSAPAETDQIKTVVLGVNEHILDGSETIVSNASCTTNNAAPMIKVINELCGIKQAYITTVHSYTTDQSLHDQPHKDLRRARGAAQSIVPTTTGAAKALNKIFPELNDKIGGSGIRVPVPDGSLTDITCYVTREVSIEEINAAFKHAAENSLKGILSYTEDPIVSVDIIGNPNSCLFDAQLTSVIDKMVKVVGWYDNEIGYSSRIIDLILFLNKAH, from the coding sequence ATGAATACAAAAATCAAAGTTGCCATTAACGGATTCGGAAGAATTGGCCGTAATCTTTTCCGTTTGCTTTTAACCCATCCCGAAATAGAGGTGGTAGCGATTAACGATATCGCAGACAACCGGACAATGGCACACCTTATCAAATACGATAGCATTCATGGTGTTTTACCATTAGACGTAACTCATACTGAAGAAGCGATCTTAATCGATGGAAAGCCTTATTTATTTTTTCACGAAAAGAAAATCGCTAACCTGGACTGGAAAGCCCTGGATATTGATTTCGTAATTGAATCGACCGGGAAATATAAATCCTTTGAGGATATCAATGCCCATATTATTGCTGGCGCGAAGAAAGTAATCCTTTCGGCACCCGCAGAAACCGACCAGATTAAAACCGTAGTTTTAGGCGTTAACGAACACATCCTTGACGGTTCTGAAACCATAGTATCCAATGCAAGCTGTACCACTAATAATGCTGCACCGATGATTAAAGTCATCAATGAGCTTTGCGGTATCAAACAGGCCTACATCACGACAGTACATTCCTATACGACAGACCAGAGCCTGCATGACCAGCCCCATAAGGACCTGCGAAGAGCAAGGGGTGCTGCACAATCTATTGTTCCCACCACTACCGGTGCAGCAAAAGCACTAAATAAAATTTTCCCGGAACTGAATGATAAAATTGGAGGTAGCGGCATACGCGTACCTGTACCGGACGGCTCCCTAACCGATATTACCTGCTATGTTACCCGGGAAGTAAGCATTGAAGAGATTAATGCTGCTTTTAAACATGCTGCCGAAAACAGCCTTAAAGGCATATTAAGCTATACGGAAGACCCTATTGTATCTGTAGATATCATTGGCAATCCTAATTCCTGCCTTTTCGATGCGCAACTGACTTCTGTTATTGACAAAATGGTAAAAGTTGTGGGATGGTATGACAACGAAATCGGGTATTCGTCCCGTATTATCGATTTGATTTTATTCCTCAATAAAGCACACTAA
- the lipA gene encoding lipoyl synthase: METVLETNILPAPKPKWLRVKLPTGQKYTELRGLVDKYKLNTICTSGSCPNMGECWGEGTATFMILGNVCTRSCGFCGVKTGRPETVDWDEPEKVARSIKIMNIKHAVVTSVDRDDLKDGGSIIWIETVKAIRRMNPNTTLETLIPDFQGIERNIDRIVEANPEVVSHNMETVRRLTREVRIQAKYDRSLAVLKYLKEQGINRTKSGIMLGLGETEEEVIQTLHDLRDAKVDVVTIGQYLQPSKKHLPVKEFITPEQFEKYEKIGLELGFRHVESGALVRSSYKAQKHIL, from the coding sequence ATGGAAACTGTTTTAGAAACCAATATACTACCTGCACCAAAACCAAAATGGTTACGGGTAAAACTCCCAACGGGTCAAAAATATACTGAACTTCGCGGTTTGGTCGACAAATATAAACTGAATACCATCTGTACCTCAGGAAGCTGCCCTAATATGGGCGAATGCTGGGGAGAAGGAACAGCTACTTTTATGATTTTAGGAAATGTATGCACACGTTCCTGTGGATTTTGTGGTGTAAAAACCGGACGCCCGGAAACGGTTGACTGGGACGAGCCTGAAAAAGTGGCCCGCTCCATTAAAATCATGAATATCAAACATGCTGTAGTAACCAGTGTAGACCGTGATGACCTTAAAGATGGAGGTTCCATCATCTGGATCGAAACCGTTAAAGCCATCAGGCGGATGAACCCTAATACAACACTAGAAACCCTAATTCCTGATTTCCAGGGAATAGAGCGTAATATTGACCGTATTGTTGAAGCCAACCCGGAAGTAGTTTCCCACAACATGGAAACAGTTCGCCGCTTAACCCGTGAAGTACGGATTCAGGCGAAATACGACCGTAGCCTTGCTGTATTGAAATATTTAAAAGAACAAGGTATCAATAGGACAAAATCAGGTATCATGCTTGGACTGGGCGAAACGGAAGAAGAAGTAATCCAGACTTTACATGACTTACGCGATGCCAAAGTTGATGTGGTTACCATTGGACAATACCTGCAACCGAGCAAAAAACACCTTCCGGTAAAAGAATTTATCACGCCGGAGCAATTTGAAAAATACGAAAAAATAGGACTTGAACTTGGCTTCCGCCATGTGGAGAGTGGTGCTTTGGTACGTTCTTCTTATAAAGCCCAAAAACATATTCTTTAG
- a CDS encoding energy transducer TonB has protein sequence MSNLTIFKTNWNDLVFEGRNKSYGAYQLRNENDRTTIKAFLLGTCLIAAFISIPVISNYMKEAIVIPTNRTIDDVLVVTDFQKIYNPPAPTEPVAAPKAVAPKAIQTQTSYVAPVVTNTTEIVKELPTVAVLETTKAGSTDVIGSENGSVVLGRAGEGNGPEVLGATTGTGDTEGTIYNTAAVEKMPTYPGGIKQFLSEVGRKFKVPSSAEEKVTTARVYVNFVVERDGSISNIQVIKDPGYGLGQEAIRVLRSIKTKWTPGMQNGKAVRTAYNLPITVNVQ, from the coding sequence ATGTCAAATCTCACTATTTTTAAAACCAATTGGAATGATCTTGTTTTTGAAGGCAGAAACAAATCTTACGGAGCCTATCAGCTCAGAAATGAAAATGACAGAACTACAATAAAAGCTTTCCTTTTAGGCACCTGCCTGATTGCTGCTTTTATTAGTATTCCGGTAATCAGTAATTACATGAAAGAGGCCATCGTAATCCCTACTAATCGTACGATAGATGATGTTCTTGTAGTCACTGATTTTCAAAAAATATATAACCCACCCGCTCCTACTGAACCTGTGGCTGCTCCAAAGGCAGTTGCCCCAAAAGCTATCCAAACGCAGACGAGCTACGTCGCTCCGGTAGTAACCAACACAACGGAAATCGTGAAAGAGCTTCCGACTGTTGCGGTATTGGAAACCACAAAAGCAGGTAGCACCGATGTGATTGGTAGCGAGAATGGCAGTGTGGTACTGGGAAGAGCCGGAGAAGGCAACGGCCCTGAAGTGCTGGGAGCTACTACCGGAACCGGTGATACTGAAGGAACTATTTACAATACTGCAGCTGTTGAAAAAATGCCCACCTACCCCGGAGGTATAAAACAGTTTCTTAGTGAGGTAGGCCGTAAATTCAAAGTACCAAGCAGTGCAGAAGAAAAAGTAACAACTGCACGCGTTTATGTGAATTTTGTAGTAGAAAGAGACGGGAGCATCTCCAATATCCAGGTGATTAAAGATCCGGGATACGGATTAGGACAGGAAGCCATCCGTGTTTTACGATCCATCAAAACCAAATGGACACCGGGAATGCAAAATGGCAAAGCAGTACGAACTGCCTATAACCTCCCCATTACTGTAAATGTACAATAA
- a CDS encoding RNA polymerase sigma factor, whose translation MEINIQIEKAKKGDQNAFTSLLDFYWNEVYGFMLKRTENETDAEDIALETFAKAFDKIATYNPEFQFNTWLIAIAKNAHVDLLRKKKSHLFLDITDQEDQQAYNVADTAPSPEDKLITEQNLSMLLQCIKELKSNYQEVIQLRYFQEMSYQEIADELKEPLSNVKIKLLRAKKLLTEIITKRHI comes from the coding sequence TTGGAAATAAACATTCAAATAGAAAAAGCAAAAAAAGGCGACCAGAATGCCTTTACTTCCCTATTGGATTTTTATTGGAATGAAGTCTACGGTTTTATGCTTAAGCGCACTGAAAACGAGACGGATGCCGAAGATATTGCATTGGAAACTTTCGCTAAGGCCTTTGACAAGATAGCCACCTACAACCCTGAATTTCAATTCAATACCTGGCTGATTGCTATTGCCAAAAATGCCCATGTCGACCTGTTGCGGAAAAAGAAATCCCATCTTTTCTTGGATATCACCGACCAGGAGGACCAACAAGCCTATAACGTAGCCGACACCGCTCCTTCCCCTGAGGACAAACTCATTACCGAACAAAACCTTTCCATGCTACTCCAATGCATCAAGGAACTTAAATCGAATTACCAGGAAGTAATCCAACTCCGCTATTTTCAGGAAATGAGTTATCAGGAAATTGCCGATGAACTAAAGGAACCCCTCAGTAATGTTAAAATTAAACTGTTACGGGCCAAAAAATTACTCACCGAAATTATCACCAAAAGACATATATAA